The Paenibacillus beijingensis nucleotide sequence GCCGTCGTCGGAACTGAGGCGCAGCAAAGAGCCATAGGTGGAGGAGGTCTGTCCGTCGTTGTGGAATCGGAGCCCGGCCGCGGTCCGCTTCCCGCGCTGCAGACCGGCTTGTCCTTGGTTCGGACTCCTCTGGCGTGGGTATCCGCTTGCGATATGCCGCTCGCGTCGTCTAAAGCCGCCGCTTATATGGCCGAGATGCTGGTCCGGAGCGGCCGGATGGCAGCCGTTCCTTTCGTAGGCGGCAGGCTTCATCCGCTGCAGGCGGTATACCGCCCGGAATGCCTTCCTTTTATTCGGAAATGTGTATCAGCCGGCGAGCTGCGGATGAACGCTTTTTTGGAAACGGTTGATGTGCTTCAGATCACCGAAAATGTATTGGAAGAAGCGGGTATCGACGCCCGATTCGTAATAAATGTGAACC carries:
- the mobA gene encoding molybdenum cofactor guanylyltransferase, coding for MAGGQSRRMNGVMKAHLPVAGIAMIDRVSAEMNGICGKVHAVVGTEAQQRAIGGGGLSVVVESEPGRGPLPALQTGLSLVRTPLAWVSACDMPLASSKAAAYMAEMLVRSGRMAAVPFVGGRLHPLQAVYRPECLPFIRKCVSAGELRMNAFLETVDVLQITENVLEEAGIDARFVINVNRPEEYEQICRIGNEFFQPNA